In Cryptomeria japonica chromosome 10, Sugi_1.0, whole genome shotgun sequence, a genomic segment contains:
- the LOC131076108 gene encoding peroxidase 12 — protein sequence MVSLAEMVIKYRGPIVCFLVVTGAWNCGCCNGQSIDVDDLPEPVDGLSWTFYNTSCPNLESIVKSTLDTFFDDDITQAAGLLRLHFHDCFVQGCDASILLNITDNSSERQQIPNLTLRDMAFTIIDQIKVAVEANCSGVVSCADILTLAARDSVAKSGGPEYPVPLGRRDSTTFANSTTVLANLPAPTSNVDELVGNFSNKGLNMTDLVALSGGHTIGVGHCGSFQNRLYNITTGVRVQDPTLNQTFASNLYLVCPVVNDTVNFTNLDLQTPDDFDNDYYLNVQNNQSLFTSDQTLYDNSTTQGIVDTFASNQTLFFTDFILGMLKMGQLDVLTGTEGEIRSNCSVANSASANDDQGIRSMVDSGEDLASSFHSV from the exons ATGGTGAGCTTGGCAGAGATGGTAATAAAATACAGAGGGCCAATTGTTTGTTTTCTGGTGGTAACTGGGGCTTGGAATTGCGGTTGTTGTAATGGGCAGTCTATAGATGTGGATGATCTCCCAGAGCCGGTGGATGGACTGTCATGGACATTTTACAACACCAGTTGCCCAAATCTGGAATCCATTGTCAAATCCACTCTCGACACTTTTTTCGATGATGATATCACACAGGCTGCTGGGTTGCTCCGTCTTCATTTCCACGACTGCTTTGTTCAG GGGTGCGATGCATCAATACTGCTGAATATAACAGACAACTCAAGCGAAAGGCAGCAAATTCCGAACCTTACGCTAAGAGACATGGCGTTCACAATTATCGATCAAATAAAAGTGGCGGTGGAGGCCAACTGCAGTGGCGTTGTATCCTGTGCCGATATTTTGACATTGGCTGCTCGTGACTCCGTAGCCAAG AGTGGAGGACCAGAATATCCAGTACCGCTGGGGCGCAGAGACAGCACAACCTTTGCCAATTCAACTACGGTACTTGCAAATTTACCGGCTCCGACTTCAAACGTAGATGAGCTGGTGGGTAATTTCAGTAACAAAGGTTTAAATATGACAGATCTGGTGGCTCTATCAGGCGGGCACACAATCGGTGTAGGCCACTGCGGTTCCTTCCAGAACAGGCTGTACAACATAACCACAGGAGTGCGAGTGCAGGACCCTACTCTTAACCAGACTTTTGCAAGCAATCTTTATCTAGTCTGCCCCGTCGTCAATGACACGGTCAATTTTACAAACTTGGATCTCCAAACGCCAGACGATTTTGACAACGATTACTACCTAAATGTGCAGAATAACCAGAGCCTCTTCACCTCTGACCAGACTCTGTATGACAACTCCACTACCCAAGGCATCGTGGACACTTTTGCTTCCAACCAGACACTCTTCTTCACAGATTTCATCCTGGGAATGCTTAAAATGGGTCAACTTGATGTCTTGACGGGCACCGAGGGAGAAATCCGCAGCAACTGTTCCGTTGCGAATTCAGCTTCTGCAAACGACGACCAAGGTATACGGTCCATGGTCGACTCGGGAGAAGATTTGGCTTCATCATTTCATTCCGTGTAA